From a region of the Acidicapsa acidisoli genome:
- a CDS encoding transglutaminase-like cysteine peptidase produces the protein MRRLLPILIVIMPLSCPAFDMDVQLTGWTYATQLLNAYPIRTHSLPIAHFEAKLDEINREINRIPYANDEANYHEAIWQTPVQFSQLGGECRDYVVAKYSALYTLGVADADMQFVGVRIRKDGRFHAILLVSHGGRAFILDNRYPNVRPASAMADYEPLYYINRVNWRVAQ, from the coding sequence ATGCGTAGGCTCCTTCCCATCCTCATCGTCATCATGCCGCTATCGTGCCCCGCATTTGATATGGACGTGCAGCTCACAGGCTGGACTTACGCGACGCAACTCTTGAATGCCTACCCCATCCGCACACACAGCCTTCCCATCGCTCACTTCGAGGCCAAGCTGGATGAAATCAACCGCGAAATCAACAGAATTCCGTATGCCAACGACGAAGCGAACTACCACGAGGCCATCTGGCAAACTCCCGTGCAATTCTCGCAACTTGGTGGGGAATGCCGCGACTACGTGGTGGCCAAATACTCAGCCCTCTACACCCTCGGTGTTGCCGATGCCGACATGCAGTTCGTCGGGGTCCGTATCCGCAAAGATGGTCGCTTCCACGCCATCCTTCTTGTGAGCCACGGCGGCCGCGCGTTCATCCTCGACAACCGCTACCCGAACGTCCGGCCCGCGTCCGCTATGGCTGATTACGAACCGCTTTACTACATCAACCGCGTCAACTGGAGGGTAGCGCAATGA
- a CDS encoding phage tail protein, translating to MTKEARKKEKAVKKLEKAVRKAVDKGVSQSVVESTVDAAITKAAKAPAKSAPLEETDPDAAVPAVEASPKVRKIPGTHKTGDVTLKRGVVDLSEKLSLKKLPGKKKPPTLTLKRGKDS from the coding sequence ATGACAAAGGAAGCACGCAAAAAAGAAAAAGCCGTCAAGAAGCTCGAAAAGGCCGTTCGCAAAGCCGTGGACAAGGGCGTGAGCCAGTCCGTGGTTGAAAGCACCGTCGATGCGGCGATCACCAAAGCCGCCAAAGCGCCAGCGAAATCGGCCCCTCTGGAGGAGACAGATCCCGATGCAGCAGTACCCGCGGTTGAGGCGAGCCCAAAGGTCAGAAAAATACCGGGAACCCACAAAACCGGAGACGTAACTCTGAAGCGGGGAGTTGTGGATCTGTCGGAAAAGCTGTCTCTGAAAAAGTTGCCCGGCAAGAAGAAGCCGCCTACGCTGACGCTGAAGCGGGGGAAGGATTCTTAA
- a CDS encoding ATP-binding protein, giving the protein MSLFDRNSPLKPNQAYLKMGIYGNAGTGKTYTGSKVAIGLAEYVKEKGGALPPVFFLDTETGSTWAKPWFDQAGVEFISICTRSFSDLKQAVADAEKEQAILIVDSITHFWIELCLTFARQRKRKDNRLEFQDYGAIKPMWAQFTESYLNSKAHIILCGRAGNTYEYQEKEDGGKKELISTGTKMKAESEMGYEPSLLVEMIAEKSLERKKKLTIRKGYVVKDRSTILDGREFINPGFKVFLPHIELLNIGGQHVGVDASRNSAKLFDQQTGKPDWQKEKLQKEIVLEEIQNLLVMHVPGQAAIDKQRKIKLIKDHFNATWKELEEVLSAEAVRQGYDTMHRELEGKPSRYSNQGIDDSIPDFKPADKAAAAQNNPPKEPEKTPAAPAESAAATTEKRGLFGKPITAKTAENAASAA; this is encoded by the coding sequence ATGTCACTTTTTGATAGAAACTCACCCCTGAAACCCAACCAGGCCTACCTGAAGATGGGTATTTATGGCAACGCCGGTACGGGCAAGACCTACACCGGCTCCAAGGTTGCAATCGGACTCGCCGAATACGTGAAAGAAAAGGGCGGCGCGCTGCCTCCTGTTTTCTTTCTCGACACCGAGACGGGATCGACATGGGCAAAGCCTTGGTTCGACCAGGCCGGCGTCGAATTCATTTCGATCTGCACGCGCTCATTCTCCGATTTGAAGCAGGCGGTTGCGGATGCCGAGAAGGAACAAGCAATTCTAATCGTCGACAGCATCACCCACTTCTGGATTGAGCTTTGCCTCACCTTTGCCCGCCAGCGCAAGCGCAAAGACAATCGCTTGGAGTTTCAGGATTACGGTGCCATTAAGCCGATGTGGGCACAGTTCACGGAGTCTTATCTCAACAGCAAGGCCCACATCATCCTGTGCGGCCGCGCCGGCAACACATATGAGTACCAGGAGAAAGAGGACGGCGGCAAGAAAGAGCTGATCTCTACCGGCACCAAGATGAAAGCTGAAAGCGAGATGGGCTACGAGCCGTCACTTCTGGTCGAGATGATCGCCGAGAAGTCATTGGAACGGAAGAAAAAACTCACCATACGCAAGGGTTATGTGGTGAAGGACCGCTCCACCATCCTCGATGGCCGCGAATTCATCAACCCCGGCTTCAAGGTCTTCCTGCCGCATATTGAGCTCCTCAACATTGGCGGTCAGCATGTCGGCGTCGACGCATCGCGCAACAGCGCCAAACTTTTCGACCAGCAGACGGGCAAGCCCGATTGGCAGAAGGAGAAGCTCCAAAAAGAAATCGTGCTCGAAGAGATCCAGAACCTGCTTGTCATGCACGTACCCGGACAAGCGGCCATCGACAAACAGCGCAAGATCAAACTCATCAAGGACCACTTCAACGCCACGTGGAAGGAGTTGGAGGAGGTCTTGTCCGCCGAAGCCGTGCGGCAGGGTTACGACACCATGCATCGCGAACTGGAGGGCAAGCCGTCGCGGTACTCGAATCAGGGTATCGACGACAGCATTCCGGACTTCAAGCCCGCAGATAAGGCGGCTGCAGCTCAGAACAATCCTCCGAAGGAGCCTGAGAAGACGCCGGCGGCTCCAGCAGAGAGCGCTGCAGCTACTACTGAGAAGCGAGGTCTATTCGGCAAACCAATCACAGCTAAAACGGCGGAAAACGCAGCATCTGCCGCTTAA
- a CDS encoding toll/interleukin-1 receptor domain-containing protein, with amino-acid sequence MRIFLVTITAGEKAHELARKLILECGAEDYASAEEFWPDGVQDPYRAVLEADAIIWLYKPHTRGYRFSRTDFNPLYGDGIFLTALNNEKVVLYYEFASKVQQTSPAIMRKVARRKYGVPSLKSFADLLRKDLSDLMAGKIKYTEAPLKVFLCHSKQDKDSVRKTRLQLLERGIQPWFDEEDLIGGVDWELEIRRAVKSSHAILVFLSNKWLRTAGFAHKEIKLALDVADHQPEGSIFIIPLRLDECEVPDRLRTWQWIDIFTDDGFEKLVKALRRRADELGIVARGFD; translated from the coding sequence ATGCGCATTTTCCTCGTCACAATCACGGCCGGAGAAAAAGCTCACGAACTTGCCCGCAAGCTCATTCTCGAATGCGGAGCCGAGGATTATGCATCTGCGGAAGAATTCTGGCCGGATGGCGTCCAGGACCCTTATCGTGCCGTGTTGGAAGCGGACGCGATCATATGGCTCTACAAACCACACACTAGGGGTTACAGATTTTCAAGGACTGACTTTAATCCTCTCTACGGTGATGGGATATTCCTAACTGCCCTGAACAATGAGAAAGTAGTTCTCTATTACGAGTTTGCTTCGAAAGTCCAGCAGACATCACCCGCGATAATGAGAAAGGTCGCTCGCAGAAAGTATGGGGTTCCATCGCTCAAAAGCTTCGCCGATCTCCTGAGGAAAGATCTAAGTGACCTTATGGCAGGGAAGATTAAGTATACCGAGGCACCTCTCAAGGTGTTTCTATGCCATTCAAAACAAGACAAAGACTCCGTTCGAAAAACAAGGCTCCAACTCCTTGAACGGGGCATACAACCGTGGTTTGACGAGGAAGACCTGATTGGCGGCGTTGATTGGGAACTTGAAATCAGGCGCGCAGTCAAGTCGAGCCACGCAATTTTGGTGTTCCTTTCCAATAAATGGCTTAGAACCGCTGGCTTTGCTCATAAAGAGATTAAACTGGCGCTAGATGTCGCCGATCATCAGCCTGAAGGCAGCATTTTCATCATTCCGTTGCGGCTCGACGAATGCGAAGTACCGGACCGACTTCGGACATGGCAGTGGATCGATATTTTCACGGATGATGGCTTTGAAAAACTGGTGAAGGCTCTGCGACGGCGCGCGGATGAGCTTGGCATCGTTGCTCGCGGGTTCGATTAG
- a CDS encoding helix-turn-helix domain-containing protein: MTPAEFNKAISAEIKSLRKQHGYTQLFLAEAISVSYQQIQKSECGTNAFSAFQIAQLAQLFGVTVSEIYERAGTSATEPSEAQHDAYLAARYVARIADPAERRHLVDYARKRAYQGEPA, from the coding sequence ATGACGCCAGCAGAATTCAATAAGGCCATCAGTGCAGAGATAAAATCCCTCCGCAAGCAGCATGGCTATACACAGCTGTTCCTGGCCGAGGCCATTTCCGTCAGCTACCAGCAGATCCAGAAAAGTGAGTGTGGCACCAACGCCTTTTCCGCCTTTCAAATTGCGCAACTTGCCCAACTCTTCGGTGTCACCGTGAGCGAGATATATGAGCGTGCTGGTACTTCCGCGACCGAACCTTCTGAAGCACAGCACGACGCCTACCTCGCCGCCCGCTATGTCGCACGCATCGCTGACCCGGCGGAGCGACGTCACCTTGTCGATTACGCTCGCAAACGTGCTTATCAGGGAGAGCCAGCATGA
- a CDS encoding toll/interleukin-1 receptor domain-containing protein has product MFEYDITLSFAGEQRAEVEQIADCLIAAGAKVFYDKYSKAELWGKDLYQHLSAVYQKKARYCMVFISKEYAEKAWTSHELKAAQARAFAEKGAEYILPVRFDDTEVAGVLPTTGFLDFRSEGAAGICAAALEKLGKATVPHRIPSPTAAAQGPFSCDSSPRALILSKELNVTIFPLVAESTWSDQIELSIEPEDKETDAVLTKMRGQKRGMLVAYGLDVAEVELESAVRSTVRGEALWKLQFRAKRSDFRNDMEMGTSGTTAEQFAEMRVRRLLLNEFLPQRNDQGGNHIGFLNNLMQENLIQGTNPIMAVEKSLFPDLFRQLGSSPQPFLESAWISAVVGLKLSSAIEHIDYLKLALSGELLHVKFRGYRHRRYSNVEPYKIEVSGQLRLAE; this is encoded by the coding sequence ATGTTCGAGTATGACATCACACTTTCATTCGCAGGCGAGCAGCGTGCTGAGGTCGAGCAGATTGCCGACTGTCTGATTGCGGCCGGGGCCAAGGTTTTCTACGACAAGTATTCAAAGGCGGAGCTTTGGGGTAAGGACCTGTACCAGCACTTGTCGGCCGTTTACCAGAAAAAGGCGCGGTACTGCATGGTCTTCATCTCGAAAGAATACGCAGAAAAGGCCTGGACAAGCCACGAGCTGAAGGCCGCCCAAGCCAGGGCATTTGCCGAGAAGGGGGCAGAGTACATTCTGCCCGTTCGCTTCGACGACACCGAAGTAGCTGGTGTATTGCCAACCACTGGATTTCTGGATTTCCGCTCCGAAGGCGCCGCAGGGATCTGCGCTGCGGCCCTAGAAAAACTTGGAAAGGCAACGGTGCCCCATCGGATACCCAGTCCGACCGCGGCTGCACAGGGACCGTTCTCCTGCGACTCTTCACCCCGCGCGCTCATCCTCTCCAAGGAACTCAACGTCACAATTTTCCCTCTGGTCGCGGAGAGCACCTGGAGCGATCAAATTGAGCTTTCGATTGAGCCCGAGGACAAAGAGACAGACGCCGTCCTCACAAAAATGAGGGGGCAGAAGCGGGGAATGCTCGTCGCCTATGGACTCGACGTTGCGGAAGTGGAACTTGAGTCAGCGGTCCGCAGCACGGTTCGAGGAGAAGCACTTTGGAAGTTGCAATTCCGCGCGAAGAGATCGGACTTCAGAAACGACATGGAAATGGGAACTTCCGGCACGACCGCCGAGCAGTTCGCTGAAATGCGCGTTCGCCGGCTGCTCTTGAATGAATTTCTGCCGCAGCGAAACGATCAGGGCGGCAACCACATTGGATTTCTAAACAATCTGATGCAGGAGAATCTCATCCAGGGAACGAACCCGATCATGGCCGTCGAAAAATCTCTCTTTCCCGATTTGTTCCGGCAGCTTGGAAGCTCGCCGCAGCCGTTTCTCGAATCTGCATGGATATCGGCGGTTGTCGGCCTCAAGCTGAGCTCGGCCATCGAGCATATCGACTATCTGAAGCTTGCCCTGTCCGGCGAGTTACTCCACGTCAAATTTAGAGGCTACCGGCACCGCAGATATTCAAACGTCGAACCTTACAAAATTGAAGTTTCCGGACAGCTACGGCTCGCGGAATAA
- a CDS encoding S24 family peptidase, protein MIHTRGTLLGAIARCMEDKGWSLREFARQTAVTYDSLKDFKWGRTQMLKGDNLQKVVAYLGENYMPMMQVLGYVGAGGEVFPIDDHAKGAGLEEVECPPGLDPASVVPLRIRGDSMYPVFQNGWIVYYSSRRDIVAPEDQQLAQLKTRPISPIDSLADFYGKPCVVKLRDGRALLKTLKKGRSLGLYTLTSYNASDIEDANIEWAARIVFVKIV, encoded by the coding sequence ATGATTCACACGCGAGGCACTTTACTCGGCGCAATAGCGCGCTGCATGGAAGACAAGGGATGGAGCCTACGCGAGTTCGCTAGGCAGACGGCGGTCACCTACGACAGTTTGAAGGACTTCAAGTGGGGACGTACCCAGATGCTGAAGGGCGACAACCTGCAGAAGGTCGTGGCCTATCTGGGGGAGAACTATATGCCAATGATGCAGGTGCTGGGCTACGTCGGAGCCGGCGGCGAAGTTTTTCCTATCGATGACCATGCAAAGGGGGCCGGCCTTGAGGAAGTGGAGTGTCCGCCAGGCCTGGACCCCGCAAGCGTCGTCCCACTACGCATTCGCGGAGATTCCATGTACCCGGTGTTTCAGAATGGGTGGATCGTCTATTACAGCTCCCGCAGGGATATTGTGGCACCGGAGGATCAGCAGCTGGCGCAGCTCAAGACGAGACCAATTTCTCCAATCGACTCTCTGGCGGACTTCTACGGCAAACCGTGTGTAGTGAAATTGCGCGATGGTAGAGCATTATTGAAGACGCTCAAGAAGGGCCGCTCGCTCGGCCTGTATACGCTTACCAGCTACAACGCCAGCGACATTGAAGATGCCAATATCGAATGGGCCGCCCGCATCGTTTTCGTGAAGATTGTCTGA
- a CDS encoding ATP-dependent DNA helicase — protein sequence MKISPSAEQCAAIKAIVKWYGTKHQEFYLAGYAGVGKSTIANIAIDELKDKYGITKVRTAAYTGKAASVLRRKGVEKAQTIHSLIYSPTVDEKTGALSFSLSEESDAAKAELIVLDECSMVGEDMAKDLRSFGKKILIMGDPGQLPPVRGQGAFTNRQPDVFLREIHRQNLDSPILHLATLARQGERLPSHYEIGRVKVLPLTKETQSLVYREDTQLICGLNRVRWTYTQRIRTLRGHEGRRPNVGERLICCKNNRREGLFNGAMGTLNDLKSDYKGAHGAWEVDVKLDDVHDPKTSITIDPFHFDNHFMFGEAKRLEVPGMRFDEFDWGYAITCHKAQGSSWDHVTIIDDSGSFREHRNHWLYTALTRAENGLTLLTRQ from the coding sequence ATGAAAATATCTCCGTCAGCCGAACAGTGCGCAGCGATAAAGGCCATCGTCAAGTGGTACGGCACGAAGCACCAGGAGTTCTACCTTGCTGGCTACGCAGGCGTGGGCAAATCCACGATTGCAAACATAGCTATCGATGAGCTCAAGGACAAATATGGCATCACGAAAGTCCGCACGGCCGCGTATACCGGAAAAGCAGCATCTGTTCTCCGCCGCAAAGGCGTCGAGAAGGCGCAGACGATACATAGCCTGATCTATTCGCCCACGGTGGATGAAAAGACAGGCGCGCTTTCGTTCTCCCTTTCCGAAGAGAGTGACGCCGCAAAGGCCGAATTGATCGTGCTCGACGAGTGCAGCATGGTCGGGGAGGATATGGCCAAGGATCTGCGCTCTTTCGGAAAGAAGATCCTCATCATGGGTGACCCCGGTCAGCTGCCGCCAGTAAGGGGACAGGGTGCTTTTACCAACCGTCAACCCGATGTCTTTCTCCGCGAGATTCATCGGCAGAATCTGGATAGCCCGATACTCCATCTTGCAACACTTGCCCGCCAAGGCGAACGTTTGCCGAGTCATTACGAAATTGGTCGCGTCAAGGTCCTGCCGCTGACCAAGGAGACACAGTCGTTGGTGTATCGCGAGGATACGCAGCTGATATGCGGCCTTAATCGCGTCCGTTGGACCTATACGCAGCGCATCCGCACGTTACGTGGGCATGAAGGGCGCCGACCTAATGTTGGCGAGCGCCTTATCTGCTGCAAGAACAACCGTCGCGAAGGCCTCTTCAATGGCGCGATGGGTACTCTTAACGACCTGAAATCAGATTACAAAGGCGCGCACGGCGCGTGGGAAGTGGATGTCAAGTTGGATGACGTACATGATCCCAAGACCAGCATCACCATCGATCCTTTTCATTTCGATAACCACTTCATGTTTGGCGAAGCCAAGCGCCTTGAAGTTCCGGGAATGCGATTTGACGAGTTCGACTGGGGATATGCCATCACCTGCCATAAAGCGCAGGGGTCGAGTTGGGATCACGTCACCATTATCGACGATAGCGGCTCCTTCCGGGAGCACCGCAATCACTGGTTGTACACGGCCTTAACCCGTGCCGAAAACGGGCTCACCCTTTTAACGCGTCAATAG
- a CDS encoding toll/interleukin-1 receptor domain-containing protein yields MPVAVKKQRGIFISHSHADKRFARRIGADLKEAGFRVWIDEAEIMLGDSLLEKISEGIDRMDYVAAIISPDSVKSRWVKYELRKAMTQEIENRKVKVLPLVIGNCKLPSFLADKAYADFRDPKAYKNGLQQVIRRLSVRPSRKKVEDTFAAMPVPSAPVQVPSISVTPVSAAPQVVEKRPTIDLRTFEYKKEATDIGVGPDELMSLPKNALFLLLIRCWQRLDELLMPSWFDGNYMHDTMNPMRIEIRPGFDEILNAPKTYRRKAILDRAIQIMSNGLSVVTRLPHRVRCPSILIDCLGTMIAVIEYGRGEEDAAYKAFYGTFRLYAVLNEYDNSIVRSELLKDFQDLRKEALEHKWADDTPIDRNKLWHGLWRAGLPKLFRSDLFQKVSFLTSFHKF; encoded by the coding sequence ATGCCGGTTGCAGTCAAGAAGCAGCGGGGAATCTTTATAAGTCATAGTCACGCCGATAAACGCTTTGCCCGCCGGATTGGCGCAGATTTGAAGGAGGCTGGGTTCCGCGTTTGGATAGATGAAGCAGAAATTATGCTCGGCGACTCCCTCTTGGAAAAAATCAGTGAAGGAATCGATCGGATGGACTACGTCGCAGCTATCATCTCGCCTGATAGCGTCAAGTCACGATGGGTGAAATATGAATTGCGGAAAGCGATGACTCAGGAGATTGAGAACAGGAAAGTCAAAGTCCTGCCGCTCGTGATTGGAAACTGCAAGCTGCCCTCCTTTCTCGCAGATAAGGCTTACGCGGATTTCCGAGACCCCAAGGCCTATAAAAACGGCCTACAACAGGTAATTCGTCGTCTTTCGGTGAGACCGAGTCGGAAAAAAGTAGAAGACACATTCGCGGCCATGCCGGTACCAAGTGCGCCGGTACAAGTTCCGTCGATATCAGTTACACCAGTATCAGCCGCGCCACAAGTGGTGGAGAAACGTCCAACCATCGATCTTCGAACTTTCGAATATAAGAAGGAGGCAACGGACATTGGCGTAGGGCCGGACGAGCTGATGAGCCTTCCCAAAAATGCTTTGTTCCTTCTGTTAATCCGATGTTGGCAGCGGTTAGATGAACTGTTGATGCCAAGTTGGTTTGACGGAAACTATATGCATGACACTATGAACCCCATGAGGATCGAGATTCGTCCAGGCTTCGATGAAATACTGAACGCTCCGAAGACCTACCGGCGCAAAGCCATTCTTGATCGGGCAATACAGATAATGAGCAATGGGTTATCAGTCGTTACCCGTCTGCCCCATCGCGTGCGCTGTCCTTCAATCCTCATAGACTGCCTCGGAACAATGATCGCGGTCATCGAGTACGGTAGAGGTGAGGAGGATGCAGCATATAAGGCCTTTTATGGAACTTTTCGCCTTTATGCCGTGCTAAACGAATATGACAATTCGATCGTGCGATCAGAACTGCTGAAAGACTTCCAAGACCTAAGAAAGGAAGCACTCGAACACAAATGGGCAGATGATACCCCCATTGATCGAAATAAGCTCTGGCATGGGTTATGGCGGGCAGGGCTGCCGAAACTATTCCGTAGCGATCTATTCCAAAAGGTGAGCTTTCTCACAAGCTTTCATAAATTCTGA